The Nomia melanderi isolate GNS246 chromosome 6, iyNomMela1, whole genome shotgun sequence genomic sequence cgttcaatttttgttaaacatataaaattaaaagtatattgaTGTTTTCAGTCAAATTAATCTTTTATAACAtgatattttattgataaatacAAGTATATATACCACGTACGATTTAATGTAATATGATttagatatatatacatatgtatgtttcAATTCGTAGAAATCtgaaatagttttgtaaagGGTGGCGCTTTAAGTCGGTCCGGTTTTTGAAGAAATATGGCGGATGTTGAGGTGAGTCTGTCACGTGGAAGTTGAGAAACAGTATTATTGTCTAATAATTACTCATTATTAATCACTGATTTTATTGCAGTTAATGAAAGCACTGAAAGATCTGCCAAATCGAGTTCAAACCGCTAGCAAAACAGAGCGGCGAGAGATTCTGCAAAATGTCGCCAATGTGTTGTCAAACCCTGGTAAGAAACgataattgatatatttttaataaataattatgcatcttttgattgaaaatttttatacgTGGGTGAGAAAGGTAGTATCGGTatctataattattcattaagatatatgcgtaagaaaaatttatgattTGTATAACACAATTCAAATTAGACTaagattattatacaatattgtttattcaatcaccatatttttaattttattattttaatgtttttatatcTTATACCACACcgcatttatttttttaatttctaagaATTTGAATATCGATTATAgacaatttttagttttataaagtaatatttaacatagCACACATTagtgatttatttctttatcatgTATTACACAATGAACTATACATCATACATTTGTTTCTGAAATATACACTGTTAGACTTTGAAattggtataatattaaacatgatAAAGACATCTtttcatatattacaatattatcttattacttaaaatataatatttaaattaaatatttattatttactatagaTTTAATATGGATAATTAGTACttctttttattgaatataaaagaaataaatgtaataaaatgtgacatgtaaaaattttaaagaatagttatttaaaatataatgcaatatcaattcatttattattttttttatttattgttaatgtaaagcaatattgttttcatattttaggCATCAATGAGAAGATTGTTAATGGAATTTGCAAAACCATATCTCTCACGTTACACAGATATAAGGACACAACTTCCCAATCTTACGTGAAAGATCTAATTgtggaattattgaagaaacaaACTGAGGCTACAGTAAAACATATGACAAATGTGATTGTAGAACAAGCTGCATGGCATAAGGCTGTAGTTCCTACGTATGTGTTtcttatatgaatattttactgtATATATTTACCCTGAAATTCTGTAAGCTTTCGCAACACATTTGTGCTTAACTAATACTTAACAAAAAATTTCTCTTTAGTTTAAATACTGCTTTAACTGCATACCTTGCATTAAAATGGTCGAGATTAATCATTCTACATGGACATAAAAACAATACAGACATTAATACAGAATTACCAAAGCTAATTGAGGCACAAGCTGATTTAAGTGCAGCAGCTTTGGCATCCATGGATGTAAAACTCGCAGATAAAGTATATACATTATTAGCACATCAGTGGtcaagtattaaaaatatagaaacatcaTATGTGGAAACACTGGCAAAATTGGAAGTTGGAAATGGTGTAATTGTTCTTGCCAGTTTACTTACAAAATACTTAGTTAACGCAAAGAAAAGTGAACTTGTAGGAAAACTAAAGGTATATTCATTCCATACTAAATTTATGTTAGCATCCATTgtataagtataataaatatttgattctttttttGCAGTTGCACATCATAGATGGTTTTATAAAAGCTACTATTAGCTGCAAGAAAAAACCAGATTTATATGTTGTTGATACTGCTGTACCTCTTCTGCGTAGAATAAATCATGACGAATTTAAGAGTCAATTACTGCCAGCTTTACAAAAAGCTATGTTAAGAAATCCAGAGATCATTATTGAATCTGTTGGTCACATTCTCAGTGGTCTGAGTCTTGATTTAAGTCAGTATAGTCAAGAAATAAGTAAAGGACTATTTGCAAATTTACATTCTAAAGAAGATTTTGTTAGAGATGAAGCTGTTGGAGCTTGTCGAAGACTTGCTCTACAATGTTCAGATACTACTGCTTTGGAAAATTTACTGACATCTGTATTTGCTGTATTCCATGGATCAGAAGGAAAGTTGACTGTTGCAACTCATAAGATTTCTGTTTTACAAGGAGCCGGTAATCTTAGTTACAATGCAGCTTCGGGCAGTGGTGTTCAAAGATTGGCGGAAACAGCTTGCAAACACTTCATAAAAGTTTTAGAATCCGAGGTTCATGAGAAAACTTTAATTCATGCTCTTGAGATGATGGCTTTATGGTCCAACAAGTTCGTAAACAATGTTCCAAAAAGTGTAATAGATGCATTTAAGGAAGGAATGAATGCCAAGACCTCGACTTCTGCTGTGCGCATTGCTTATATTAAACTTCTTTTTTCTGCACCTGTAGTTTGTTATTCTGGAATAATAACACCATTACTTACGCAATCAGTAATAAGAGCTATGCAGCAAAGTACTCAACCAGCTGCGGTAACTGAAGGTTTAGTAGCGGTTCATTTGCTACTGAAATTTGTCCTTGCCAATCAAGTGGAAAATGATAAACAGACTACACTGTGGAATGCAATTgatgatcaaatatttttttcagagaaattttTATCAGCATGTGGggatgatattttatattatcttatgTTACTTTGTGAAAGACTTATTACAGACTTTGCTGACAGATTAAATGAAAAGGCTTTGAATGGTGTTTATAAAGCAGTTGCAATATGTGCAACAGCTCCAAAGTCCAATATTAGGAAACGATGTTTCCCATTTGTTAAAAAGATTGTAACTGGTTTGAGTACAACTAGTCCTGCACAAGAGCTATTAgtggaatataataaatttgtagagactgtaaaaataaaatctgaaactgataaagaaaataaagaagattcTTCCACTGGAGAAATAACTGGTAGGTGTCTTGCAGATGGATTACTTGCTATTTGTTCAGGTTCTTTTTCGGTTGAATTACCTGCTATGCAAATGACAAGGGATGCATTGATACCATCACATCATCCTGCAGTTTTTAAAGCTATGCCAAATTTGTGGTTTAAAATTGTAAAGAATTATAATCTTATACCGAAAGATTTTCTATGCTCTTTTAATACCGAAATTAAAAAACTGCTGGTACAGAACTTCAAACCTAATGCCAGTTATGAAAATGCTCTAACAAAAGTGGTATCAATTGTACCAGACATTATATTGCCTACAATAGTATCAAATGTTACAAGTAAACTCGATGATCCAGAGATTTTAAGAGTCACTAAagatgaatatttcacgtacctcACTCCAGAGGGTGAGTTGTACGACAAAAGTGTATTACCGGCAAATGATGAGAATGATATTCTTAACTCGATGAATATGAAAAGAGAGAGTAAAGCATATTCATTCAAAGAACAACAGGAGGAGCTTCAACTTAGACGAGAATTATAcgaacaaagaaagaaagaaggaaaaataaaagaaccgaAATTAACACCCAAACAAGAGGAAATTCTTAAAACGCAATTGACAAAAGAAACTGCAATTCGCAAAAAACTCACTGAATTTAAATGTAGAATAGATAATGCTGTATCTCTTGTTATGTGTTCAATTAAAGGGAATGGACaagaactttctttttatttgaaagatctTTTGCCAccaattttgaagaatttggaGTCACCATTAGCTGCTCCTGCAATGTCTGATCTATATATTTGCTTGCAAAATATAGTAAAGATCGGCAGTAACCCAATGTTAAGTACCTTAGTATCACACATCACGTTACGACAATTACAACCACAGTGTGATCTGGATCCAGCTTGGGAAGAAGAAAACCTTGATACAGCAGTAAAGAGGACCTTAAATCTTTTACACACAACTacgataaaacaaaaaaaattatttactgctcctgcattttgttatatttttccgTTTATAAAGAAAACCTTGTTATCTTATAAAGATGATGGTATGATTGTTCAAGGATTACAGATAATACAGGAACATGCCAAGCAAAGAGGGGATTCGTTAGACTTAAAAGACATGAGGCATCCTCGATTATTGCCCAGTAAACAcatgtttgatttattaatagaattaatggaAATAACAACTGGAAGAGTACAGACACATGCTGTTGCAACCTTATTAGATGTTGCTCAATCTGGTAGTGGTCAACCAGGCACTGCATTAGCCACTAGTGAGGATATAGATTCCTTAATTGGAGCTTTACAAAATTCCTTATCTACAATAAGGGATGCAGCCCTAAGAGCATTAACAGTCGTAAAACAAGCTTTCCCATCTCAAAAAGAAGAACCTGTACAATTATTTCACCTTATTAGGAGAATATGGGTAGCCAGGTTTGATGTTTGTGATGAAAATAAAGTTCTGGCTAATGAGTTATGGCACTCAGCAGAATTAGTAGTGCATGCTGATTCTCTTGCTAATGAACTCATTCAAGATGTTGCACATCCTGTAGAGCCTATACAACAAGCTGCTGCCTGTGCTTTGGCACAATGTTTATCTAATGTTTCCCATTTGGTGCCGACAATTTTGGATAGATTATTACAGCTTTATCAAGATAAATTAGCTATGATTCCACCAAAATTAAACGATTTTGGTCGTGTGGTTGAGCAACCTATTGATACTTGGGGACCAAGACGAGGTGTTGCACTTGCATTGGCTCAATTAGCATCCCTTCTTAGTGCTGAAACAGTACTTAAACTTGTGCAATTCTTTGTTTCAACCGGCTTGGGCGATAGGAATCAGGCTGTTCGCACGGAAATGTTGACTGCTGCTGTAGCTGTTGTTGACCTTCATGGCAAAGCAAACATAACGTCTTTATTGCCTATTTTTGAGGAGTTCATGGACAAAGCTCCAAAGATCGGTAGTTTTGATTCGATTAAACAGTCAGTTGTTATCCTTATGGGATCGTTAGCGAGACATTTAGACAAAGATGATCCACGTATTAAACCTATTGTCATGCGATTAATCGCAGCTCTTTCTACTCCATCTCAACAAGTCCAAGAAGCAGTGGCTAATTGTTTACCGCATCTTGTACCTTCCATTAAGGAAGACGCTCCAAAAATTGTGGACAATTTGATGGATCAATTATTGAAGTCAGACAAATATGGTGAACGTAAAGGCGCGGCTTATGGCTTAGCAGGTATAATCAAGGGTATGGGAATACTCGCGCTGAAACAGCTTGATATTATGACCACATTAACTAATGCCATTCAGGATAAAAAAAACTACAGGCATCGAGAAGGAGCATTGTTCGCATTTGAAATGTTATGTACAATGCTTGGCAGATTGTTTGAACCTTATATCGTTCATGTACTACCGCATTTGCTGTTGTGTTTTGGTGATTCGAGTCAGTATGTCAGAGCAGCTACAGATGACACAGCTCGAGTGGTAATGAGTAAACTTTCTGCGCACGGTGTAAAACTTGTTCTACCCAGTTTACTAGCAGCATTGGAAGAAGACTCATGGAGAACCAAAACTGGTAAGTGATTTGTATTGGTTTGCATCTTTTAATGTACCGGTCAGTCTAGTCTGAAAGTCAtacattttcttattctttaaGGGTCAGTTGAACTGCTGGGTGCAATGGCATATTGTGCTCCAAAGCAATTAAGTAGTTGTTTACCAAGTATAGTTCCAAAACTTATCGAGGTCCTCAGTGATTCGCATACTAAAGTTCAGGAAGCTGGTGCAGAAGCACTTAAAGTTATTGGAAGTGTAATTCGTAATCCGGAGATTCAAGCTATTGTACCAGTCTTATTGAAAGCTTTACAAGATCCTTCCCATAAAACAGCTACTTGTCTACAGACTCTATTGGACACACAATTTGTGCATTTTATCGATGCCCCGTCATTGGCTCTTATTATGCCTGTGGTACAAAGAGCATTTTTAGATCGTTCTACGGAAACAAGAAAAATGGCTGCTCAAATTATTGGAAATATGTATTCATTGACAGATCAGAAAGATTTAACTCCATATCTGCCAACAATTATCCCTGGGCTGAAAACAAGTTTATTGGATCCTGTACCAGAAGTACGAAGTGTGTCTGCAAGGGCATTAGGTGCTATGGTACGAGGAATGGGTGAATCTAGTTTTGAAGATTTGCTTCCATGGTTAATGCAAACACTTACGTCTGAAACAAGTAGTGTAGACCGGTCAGGTGCTGCGCAGGGTCTTTCAGAAGTTGTGCGAGGACTTGGCGTTGAAAAACTTCACAAACTGATGCCCGAGATTATTAGTACTGCCGAAAGAACAGACATAGCTCCTCATGTCAAGGATGGTTATATCATGATGTTTATTTATATGCCAAGCGCATTTACAACAGAATTTACACCTTACATCGGACAAATCATTAATCCTATTTTAAAGGCTTTGGCTGATGAAAATGAATACGTACGTGAGACTGCTCTTAGAGCTGGTCAACGTATCGTTACTCTCTACGCAGATTCTGCAATTATGTTATTGTTACCAGAATTGGAGAAAGGACTTTTTGATGATAATTGGCGTATAAGGTATTCCTCGGTGCAGTTACTTGGAGATTTATTATATCGAATTTCTGGTGTCTCGGGAAAAATGTCAACAGAAACGGCTAGTGAGGATGATAATTTTGGAACTGAACAGTCACATTATGCCATTATTAATGCTCTCGGTGCAGAAAGACGAAATCGGGTGTTGGCTGGATTATACATGGGTAGATCAGATGTTGCATTAATGGTACGTCAAGCTGCTCTTCACGTATGGAAGGTTGTAGTAACAAATACTCCAAGAACATTAAGAGAAATATTACCAACGTTGTTTACACTTCTGCTCGGTTGTTTGGCTAGTACAAGTTATGATAAGAGACAAGTGGCAGCACGAACATTAGGAGATCTTGTTAGAAAATTAGGTGAAAGAGTATTACCAGAAATTATACCTATTTTAGAAAAGGGTCTTCAAAGTGATCAAGCTGATCAACGTCAAGGTGTATGTATTGGCTTATCAGAAATTATGGCAAGCAAAAATAAAGATATGGTATTAACTTTCGTGATCAGTTTAGTGCCAACAGTGAggtgattatatttttgtataaaataactattaaataaataatttaagtaattgataagaaaatgatgaaatataatttatttcaggaAAGCATTATGTGATCCGTTACCTGAAGTCCGGCAAGCAGCAGCAAAAACTTTTGATGGTTTGCATTCGACAGTAGGTGTTAGAGCATTAGATGATATATTACCAGCCATGTTAACACAATTGAATTCACCGGATCCAGCAGAAGCAGAGAACACGTTAGACGGTTTGCGCCAAGTAATGGCGATCAAGTCTCGAGTTGTTTTGCCATATCTAGTACCTCAGTTAACTACTCCTCCCGTTAATACAAAAGCATTATCAATTCTGGCAAGTGTTGCGGGTGAAGCACTGACAAGGTTTCTTCATAAAATCCTGCCAGCTTTGTTAACCGCTTTATCTAGTGCTCAAGGAACACCTAATGAAGTTCAGGAATTGGAATACTgtcaaacagttattttatcTGTTACGGACGAGGTTGGTGTTCGAACTGTTATGGATCAGCTTATGGAAGCTACTAGAGCAGAAGATCCATCTAGACGACGAAGTGCAGCCACTTTATTGTGCGCTTTCTGCAGAGATACTCGAGCAGATTATAGTCAATATGTTCCTCAGTTACTACGAGGACTTATTCACTTATTTACAGATGATGACAAAGATGTACTGCAAATGAGTTGGGAAGCACTTACAGCTGTTACTAAAgtgagtatttttattttatgtacagGTAATGCCTGTATAATAACTTCTAATGCTCATATTCATTTGCAGACTTTAACGTCAGAACAACAGATTGCTCATGTACAAGATATCAGGCAGGCTGTTCGATTTGCAGTATCAGATTTAAAGGGCCAAGAATTATTGCCTGGATTTTGTTTACCAAAAGGAATTACACCGATTCTTCCAATATTCAGGGAAGCTATATTAAATGGTTTGCCAGAAACAAAAGAACAAGCAGCTCAAGGATTAGGAGAAGTTATAAAATTAACCAGCGCATCAGCATTACAACCAAGCGTTGTGCACATCACAGGACCATTGATTCGAATTCTTGGAGATCGTTTTAATTGGAGCGTCAAAGCAGCTGTTTTAGAAACGCTTGCAATATTACTTGGCAAGGTgagtttatcaaataatataaaaaaatatataaaattgataattgtACGCTTTCATTAGGTTGGAGTGATGTTGAAACAGTTCTTGCCGCAATTGCAAACCACTTTCTTGAGAGCATTAAATGATAGTAATCGGCAAGTGAGATTAAAAGCCGCTTACGCTTTAAGCAATCTCATTGTGATCCATACTCGTGTTGATCCATTGTTTACAGAACTTCATACTGGCATCAAAACCGGCGACGATCCAGCGATTAGGTgagtgaatttaattttataacttaatattttatatgcaataaaatatttttattcaggGAGACGATGTTACAAGCTCTGCGAGGTGTTCTGACACCGGCTGGTGACAAAATGACAGAACCGATGAAGAAACAAGTATTTGCTACTTTAACAAGCATGCTTGGTCACTCCGAAGATGTTACAAGGAACTCAGTAGCGGGTTGTTTTGGAGCGTTGTTACGGTGGCTCAGCCCAGAACAGCTTGCAGTTGCATTAAATGATCACTTGTTATGTAAGTATTTTTTACatgtattcatttataataatgaaaaattaaaattattccatgaaatttttatattttaaattttgtaaacagtCAGTCacgaataattaacatttttaaacattttttcatttcgtttgaTCAGTGTACCTTAacaagtaaaatttaatttccactaatatttttaataatatctatattataGGTAATGATGCTAGTGTCGAGTGGACGCTTAGGCATGGACGTTCTGCAGCATTATTCGTCGCACTAAAAGAATCACCAACaacattatataatagtaaAGAAACGGATCGTGTATATGCAGTTATACTTTCGTATTTAGCAGCGGATCGAGTACAAATAGTTATGAATGGAGTACGAGCTTGCGgttatttgtttcaatatcTTATGAATGAAGGACAACCTATACCTCAACAAATCTTGTCTCCTTTTGTGAGGGTAAGAACAaccaataaattttcaaacgttgCATACATGCTATTCTCACTCTTGAGATTTTTAGTTGTAAACTATGgtcatttaaacaaatattacaatttttcaaaaatattcaagctagttttgtaagaaataaaatggaacagtgataatgataattgataatatttgaatagtGAGAATGGTGTGATACTGGACGATAAGTGTCTCAAATCTGATTAAATTTGTGAAATCCTTTATCTTACttaatgaataattgatttttgtGGAATTGATTTTAGTCCATgaataataatagcaatgatGTAAAACAATTATTGGCTAGAGTTTGTATACATCTGGCTCGTAACATACCACCTGAAAAAATGTCACCTGAATTACTTAAATCGCTTCTTCCTATGCTTGTAAATGgaacaaaagagaaaaatggtTATGTGAAAGCTAACAGTGAACTTGCTCTCATCGCAGTACTTAGACTGAGACAAGGTGAAGAAGAACATTTGGTaagttgaatttttataaattatactatCACAAAGTTAATTTAGAAGATATGAAATCTTGAACAGATTGAATCGGTTTTCGTAACTTGCGAGATTATATTTTGCAGCGTTGCATGACATTTTTGGACGCCGGAGCAAGGGAATCCCTATCGGATGTAGTCAGCAAAGTATTACGCAAAGTTCTTTCTCAGCCCGAATGTAAAATGGAAGAATTAGATGATACCTTACTTACGTGAGGGATGTTGTACGTCCTGGGGCTCATTACATGCTGCATCCCATCTAATAATCGTACTATCCATCATTATTCAATCGATTTTTATAAAGAGACTTACTGTTCGTGTACTAGTTCCTTAATAAAACAGTTAGATCAGTCAACATTGTATCTCgataatcaattaaataatgtaaaacgtaACAATCACTCAGTGGAATTTATGTTACTTAAATTAAGGTGTCCCGCATAccaaataattcgaataataattctAGATATTTCTGCGCAAAATAGTTCTTATGACCGTCGTAATAATGATACCATCATTCACAATTTTATTGTCATTGTACGAAAGTCGTTTCCAAAAAAGCCAATTTTTGTAAGCGAAACAATAGGAACTAGTGATGCAAAATGCATTTACAAAAAATACCAAAATCACGAAGACGTGTCGAGAAATGATGGAAACATCAATAGCATTCGCTACACATTCACTTTCTACATGATTTATTTTGGTATCCGCAGCACGTATTACGATGgaagataatttattttgttcatataGATGTTCGAACGTTTTTCAGTGGAATTACACGGCTGTTTGATATTccatgaaaaaaatgaatattggcCAGCCCTAATTTAAAAATAAGCGAACCgataaaacattcaatatcaaGAATTCTAATAGTGCCACGCTCTGTCGTCGTATAGACACGATGCATTATCTTGTATTGTAGTTATATACATcgatatatagtttatattttagaattacgTATAGAGATTGTTGAGTCGGCTTGAGCCGTTCCATAATGACGCGATACTTCTAGATCCGTGATCAAAGCGTCTGCGACCTCAATTGTAACTTGTTTTAAACGTGAGACCTTAGCTCGCCTTTCAGTTCGATTAATATCACTGTTCATAATTTACGAGTGCGCGTATTCTGTACATACATATTTCCTATTATACGTTATAATTTAGTAAAAGAAATGTATGCACTTTGTACTTTTGTATGTAAGATTCTGAAATGCCAGATAAACGCATACTCCTCTTGACGTCAAGTCAAATCTTTGTACTCTGGTTTTCTAAGTATTTCTTTAACGAAACACTGTTTTCCGTAAAAACAATTATctggaaatattgtttaatttattcgaagtcgaagtgacaaataaaaaagaatggtAACATAAATGTAATACGTGCGAACAAGTTAGTCCTCCCATTGTTAACCGAACAATCTTGTGACGAAAATATCTTTAGAacataatttttcaaacttcttcaAACATTTCAAAGCCATATATCGCAATCCGTTAACAGTGTATTTAATCATGTTCCATGTAAGACGCAAACAGACGATAATGTGATGGACCAGAAGTAATGCGTGATCACTGTATTTTAAGTGAAAAGAGTTACATCTTGTAAGCGATTTAGTCGCATTCTGTTGTTTCTCTTTTTAAGCCCCGGGATTTGTAGGACAACGTTTCGCGCTGTACGTGCAGaagttcaaatttcattatatcgATCATTATATAATGATATGTCATTGATTCACTCATTTCAAAACCAAAAATTTCGTTATTGCTCGCTTAAGACTGAACTGTTCCATCCGTGGCCGCAACGAAAGCCAACTGCCacacattttttacttttatgatGTTTAATGGATCAATTTCCTACTTCCACTTCTTGCAAAATTGAATGTTTCTGTATCCGACTCATTATAGAGTTAGTTTTACTACAACAACACAAATCCTGCTCACGTTATTTTGGCCAATTGATATTCATACGTCCAAGAACTCATCAAgaacattaataatttcaaaattaaacagTTTATTTGAATCGCATAGCTTGCATTTCAGTTTCTATAACTCCGACTTTGTacgttttcgttttttttttgtgtgCAATAATTTTTTAGTTGTTCAGTCACGTTGTAATAATCACAGCCAGGCATGATTTT encodes the following:
- the l(3)80Fj gene encoding lethal (3) 80Fj; amino-acid sequence: MADVELMKALKDLPNRVQTASKTERREILQNVANVLSNPGINEKIVNGICKTISLTLHRYKDTTSQSYVKDLIVELLKKQTEATVKHMTNVIVEQAAWHKAVVPTLNTALTAYLALKWSRLIILHGHKNNTDINTELPKLIEAQADLSAAALASMDVKLADKVYTLLAHQWSSIKNIETSYVETLAKLEVGNGVIVLASLLTKYLVNAKKSELVGKLKLHIIDGFIKATISCKKKPDLYVVDTAVPLLRRINHDEFKSQLLPALQKAMLRNPEIIIESVGHILSGLSLDLSQYSQEISKGLFANLHSKEDFVRDEAVGACRRLALQCSDTTALENLLTSVFAVFHGSEGKLTVATHKISVLQGAGNLSYNAASGSGVQRLAETACKHFIKVLESEVHEKTLIHALEMMALWSNKFVNNVPKSVIDAFKEGMNAKTSTSAVRIAYIKLLFSAPVVCYSGIITPLLTQSVIRAMQQSTQPAAVTEGLVAVHLLLKFVLANQVENDKQTTLWNAIDDQIFFSEKFLSACGDDILYYLMLLCERLITDFADRLNEKALNGVYKAVAICATAPKSNIRKRCFPFVKKIVTGLSTTSPAQELLVEYNKFVETVKIKSETDKENKEDSSTGEITGRCLADGLLAICSGSFSVELPAMQMTRDALIPSHHPAVFKAMPNLWFKIVKNYNLIPKDFLCSFNTEIKKLLVQNFKPNASYENALTKVVSIVPDIILPTIVSNVTSKLDDPEILRVTKDEYFTYLTPEGELYDKSVLPANDENDILNSMNMKRESKAYSFKEQQEELQLRRELYEQRKKEGKIKEPKLTPKQEEILKTQLTKETAIRKKLTEFKCRIDNAVSLVMCSIKGNGQELSFYLKDLLPPILKNLESPLAAPAMSDLYICLQNIVKIGSNPMLSTLVSHITLRQLQPQCDLDPAWEEENLDTAVKRTLNLLHTTTIKQKKLFTAPAFCYIFPFIKKTLLSYKDDGMIVQGLQIIQEHAKQRGDSLDLKDMRHPRLLPSKHMFDLLIELMEITTGRVQTHAVATLLDVAQSGSGQPGTALATSEDIDSLIGALQNSLSTIRDAALRALTVVKQAFPSQKEEPVQLFHLIRRIWVARFDVCDENKVLANELWHSAELVVHADSLANELIQDVAHPVEPIQQAAACALAQCLSNVSHLVPTILDRLLQLYQDKLAMIPPKLNDFGRVVEQPIDTWGPRRGVALALAQLASLLSAETVLKLVQFFVSTGLGDRNQAVRTEMLTAAVAVVDLHGKANITSLLPIFEEFMDKAPKIGSFDSIKQSVVILMGSLARHLDKDDPRIKPIVMRLIAALSTPSQQVQEAVANCLPHLVPSIKEDAPKIVDNLMDQLLKSDKYGERKGAAYGLAGIIKGMGILALKQLDIMTTLTNAIQDKKNYRHREGALFAFEMLCTMLGRLFEPYIVHVLPHLLLCFGDSSQYVRAATDDTARVVMSKLSAHGVKLVLPSLLAALEEDSWRTKTGSVELLGAMAYCAPKQLSSCLPSIVPKLIEVLSDSHTKVQEAGAEALKVIGSVIRNPEIQAIVPVLLKALQDPSHKTATCLQTLLDTQFVHFIDAPSLALIMPVVQRAFLDRSTETRKMAAQIIGNMYSLTDQKDLTPYLPTIIPGLKTSLLDPVPEVRSVSARALGAMVRGMGESSFEDLLPWLMQTLTSETSSVDRSGAAQGLSEVVRGLGVEKLHKLMPEIISTAERTDIAPHVKDGYIMMFIYMPSAFTTEFTPYIGQIINPILKALADENEYVRETALRAGQRIVTLYADSAIMLLLPELEKGLFDDNWRIRYSSVQLLGDLLYRISGVSGKMSTETASEDDNFGTEQSHYAIINALGAERRNRVLAGLYMGRSDVALMVRQAALHVWKVVVTNTPRTLREILPTLFTLLLGCLASTSYDKRQVAARTLGDLVRKLGERVLPEIIPILEKGLQSDQADQRQGVCIGLSEIMASKNKDMVLTFVISLVPTVRKALCDPLPEVRQAAAKTFDGLHSTVGVRALDDILPAMLTQLNSPDPAEAENTLDGLRQVMAIKSRVVLPYLVPQLTTPPVNTKALSILASVAGEALTRFLHKILPALLTALSSAQGTPNEVQELEYCQTVILSVTDEVGVRTVMDQLMEATRAEDPSRRRSAATLLCAFCRDTRADYSQYVPQLLRGLIHLFTDDDKDVLQMSWEALTAVTKTLTSEQQIAHVQDIRQAVRFAVSDLKGQELLPGFCLPKGITPILPIFREAILNGLPETKEQAAQGLGEVIKLTSASALQPSVVHITGPLIRILGDRFNWSVKAAVLETLAILLGKVGVMLKQFLPQLQTTFLRALNDSNRQVRLKAAYALSNLIVIHTRVDPLFTELHTGIKTGDDPAIRETMLQALRGVLTPAGDKMTEPMKKQVFATLTSMLGHSEDVTRNSVAGCFGALLRWLSPEQLAVALNDHLLCNDASVEWTLRHGRSAALFVALKESPTTLYNSKETDRVYAVILSYLAADRVQIVMNGVRACGYLFQYLMNEGQPIPQQILSPFVRSMNNNSNDVKQLLARVCIHLARNIPPEKMSPELLKSLLPMLVNGTKEKNGYVKANSELALIAVLRLRQGEEEHLRCMTFLDAGARESLSDVVSKVLRKVLSQPECKMEELDDTLLT